A single Lolium perenne isolate Kyuss_39 chromosome 6, Kyuss_2.0, whole genome shotgun sequence DNA region contains:
- the LOC127305473 gene encoding uncharacterized protein, with translation MGITRAHIVKNDSMEDKLGDYVGVKPRTVTGRSSVARHSSRLVAALTCLQLAFAIYATFLLYYMSPAVDLRGKPDFAWAARVAQRWKQSIMAGGEEGGPPLLPLQEVCEHETIEFEQKKSTDALMIRLKRELYDEVLAFQRRSFAAETLPELLRMRSRWKISDDDPASRPRVTVILNHFKRRTLCAQLDTLRRQTLPFHRAWVLAFGSPNEASLRRIVESYNDSRISFVASGYDFKYYGRFQMALQAESDFVYVLDDDMIPGTRMLEILCHVAGTDKYRNSVLGSIGRILPFRGKDFTFPSYRKFRSKEAGLYLPDPAYDIIVDRIVQVDFLSSSWFLATELVKTLFVETPFTFMTGEDLHLSYQLQKYMGAGSFVLPVDAGDKETWGDSEHRLAYVSETTVIFKDIVQVRDEQWWRALTSGYVTQWAAMHPQKVDALFYAHSLGEVRALAPLMEKFRTTPGRKAYLVVSGGGHCPCEEAAAVLKWPKVVCKERRFKVFDLAVGAISGPSRSEVPVLQAVYSSMRGLVRMHNPSVVVAVADIDGKVEDALRMATEAAVNHTALVLLPRKTIPKVLWMATLRPASLPNWNKMRISVNIITQTRAGSLQRLLNSLRNAYYLGDEVPISFNMDSKVDAATLNTVNNFVWPHGGKTLRRRIIQGGLIRAVSESWYPANDDDYGLLLEDDIEVSPYYYLWVKYALLAYRYDPTVSLPELSSISLYTPRLVEVVKERPRWNPTEFFGKTKLGANTPYLHQLPCSWGAVFFPKHWREFYAYMAARFTEDAKTNPVQIPKSRTNGWQASWKKFLIDMMYLRGYVSLYPNFPNQTSFSTNHMEPGAHISAKDNKLKHDKGDFEVPLVADDFAPLLPSGKMPPASKLPVLNLFNQPVSIKGLKSAGAKLRQDVITCVATQLVSVDHVTGLPKNCSAF, from the exons ATGGGCATCACCCGCGCGCACATCGTGAAGAACGACTCCATGGAGGACAAGCTGGGCGACTACGTCGGCGTCAAGCCGAGGACGGTCACCGGCCGCTCGTCGGTGGCGAGACACTCGTCCCGCCTCGTGGCGGCGCTGACCTGCCTCCAGCTCGCCTTCGCCATCTACGCCACCTTCCTCCTCTACTACATGAGCCCCGCCGTGGACCTCCGCGGCAAGCCGGACTTCGCGTGGGCCGCCCGCGTCGCGCAGCGCTGGAAGCAGAGCATCATGGCCGGCGGGGAGGAGGGCGGGCCGCCGCTGCTGCCCCTGCAGGAGGTGTGCGAGCACGAGACCATCGAGTTCGAGCAGAAGAAGTCCACCGACGCGCTCATGATCCGCCTCAAGCGCGAGCTCTACGACGAGGTGCTCGCCTTCCAGCGCCGCTCCTTCGCCGCCGAGACGCTCCCGGAGCTCCTCCGCATGCGGTCCCGCTGGAAGATCTCCGACGACGACCCGGCGTCCCGGCCGCGGGTCACGGTGATCCTCAACCACTTCAAGCGGCGCACGCTGTGCGCGCAGCTCGACACGCTCCGGCGCCAGACGCTGCCGTTCCACCGCGCCTGGGTGCTCGCCTTCGGGAGCCCCAACGAGGCCTCCCTCCGCCGCATCGTCGAGAGCTACAACGACTCCCGCATCAGCTTCGTCGCCTCCGGCTACGACTTCAAGTACTACGGCCGGTTCCAGATGGCGCTGCAGGCGGAGTCCGACTTCGTGTACGTCCTCGACGACGACATGATCCCCGGGACACGCATGCTCGAGATCCTCTGCCACGTCGCCGGCACCGACAAGTACCGCAACTCCGTGCTCGGCAGCATCGGTCGCATCCTGCCGTTCCGGGGCAAGGACTTCACCTTCCCGAGCTACCGCAAGTTCCGGTCCAAGGAGGCCGGGCTCTACCTCCCCGATCCGGCCTACGACATCATCGTTGATCGGATCGTGCAGgtggacttcctgtccagctcatgGTTCCTCGCCACGGAGCTCGTCAAGACGCTCTTCGTCGAGACGCCGTTTACCTTCATGACGGGCGAGGACCTGCACCTGAGCTACCAGCTGCAGAAGTACATGGGCGCGGGCTCCTTCGTGCTCCCCGTCGACGCCGGCGACAAGGAGACGTGGGGGGACAGCGAGCACCGCCTCGCCTACGTGTCGGAGACGACGGTGATCTTCAAGGACATCGTGCAGGTGCGCGACGAGCAGTGGTGGCGCGCGCTCACCTCCGGGTACGTGACGCAGTGGGCGGCCATGCACCCGCAGAAGGTGGATGCGCTCTTCTACGCGCACTCCCTCGGCGAGGTCAGGGCGCTGGCGCCGCTGATGGAGAAGTTCCGCACCACGCCCGGGCGCAAGGCGTACCTCGTGGTGTCCGGTGGTGGGCACTGCCCCTGCGAGGAGGCCGCGGCGGTGCTCAAGTGGCCCAAGGTGGTGTGCAAGGAGCGGCGGTTCAAGGTGTTCGACCTGGCAGTCGGCGCGATCTCCGGCCCGTCGCGGTCCGAGGTTCCCGTGCTGCAGGCCGTGTACTCGAGCATGCGCGGTCTCGTTCGGATGCACAACCCCAGCGTTGTCGTGGCTGTCGCCGACATCGACGGCAAGGTCGAGGACGCGCTCCGCATGGCCACCGAGGCCGCGGTCAACCACACCGCCCTCGTCCTCCTCCCCAGGAAAACCATCCCCAAGGTTCTCTGGATGGCCACCCTCCGCCCCGCGTCGCTCCCAA ACTGGAACAAGATGAGGATCTCGGTGAACATCATCACGCAGACGCGCGCGGGGTCCCTGCAGCGTCTCCTGAACTCGCTCCGGAACGCCTACTACCTGGGCGACGAGGTGCCGATCAGCTTCAACATGGACAGCAAGGTGGACGCGGCGACGCTCAACACGGTGAACAACTTCGTGTGGCCGCACGGCGGCAAGACGCTGCGCCGCCGCATCATCCAAGGCGGGCTGATCCGGGCCGTGAGCGAGAGCTGGTACCCGGCCAATGACGACGACTACGGGCTCCTgctggaggacgacatcgaggtgTCCCCCTACTACTACCTGTGGGTCAAGTACGCGCTGCTGGCCTACCGCTACGACCCCACCGTGTCCCTGCCGGAGCTCTCCTCCATCTCCCTCTACACGCCCCGGCTCGTCGAGGTCGTCAAGGAGCGGCCGCGGTGGAACCCCACGGAGTTCTTCGGCAAGACGAAGCTCGGCGCCAACACGCCCTACCTCCACCAGCTCCCCTGCAGCTGGGGCGCCGTCTTCTTCCCCAAGCACTGGCGCGAGTTCTACGCGTACATGGCGGCGCGTTTCACGGAGGACGCCAAGACGAACCCGGTGCAGATCCCCAAGTCGCGCACCAATGGCTGGCAGGCGTCGTGGAAGAAGTTCCTCATCGACATGATGTACCTGCGCGGGTACGTCAGCCTCTACCCCAACTTCCCCAACCAGACCAGCTTCTCGACCAACCACATGGAGCCCGGCGCCCACATCAGCGCCAAGGACAACAAGCTCAAGCACGACAAGGGGGATTTCGAGGTGCCGCTCGTCGCCGACGACTTCGCGCCGCTGCTGCCGTCCGGCAAGATGCCGCCGGCGTCCAAGCTGCCGGTGCTCAACCTGTTCAACCAGCCCGTGTCCATCAAGGGGCTCAAGTCCGCCGGCGCCAAGCTCCGGCAGGACGTCATCACCTGCGTCGCCACGCAGCTCGTCTCCGTCGACCACGTCACCGGCTTGCCCAAGAACTGCAGCGCCTTCTGA
- the LOC127309866 gene encoding secreted RxLR effector protein 161-like, with the protein MEPRLKLSKQRSNPPVDVMLYRNIVGSLRYLVQTRPDISFAIGMVSRFMEAPTTEHMSAVKHQLRYVSGTMDIGCSYTSAPGGAHLIDYSDADLAGDIDDRKSTAGTLFFFADCLVSWQSQKQRVVALSSCESEYIAAATAACQGVWLGFLLGNLLGTDPLVADLHVDNKSTIQLIKNPVFHDSIKHIEVRYHNIRNCAENGTIVVQFVGTEDQLADILTKALGRVRLQMLREKIKVVKV; encoded by the coding sequence ATGGAGCCAAGGTTGAAGCTGTCCAAGCAGAGATCCAATCCACCGGTCGATGTCATGCTCTACCGCAACATCGTCGGTAGCCTGCGTTACCTGGTACAAACGAGGCCCGACATCAGCTTCGCCATCGGCATGGTGAGCCGCTTCATGGAGGCGCCCACCACTGAGCACATGAGTGCTGTCAAGCACCAACTCCGCTACGTCTCTGGGACGATGGACATTGGCTGCTCATACACCTCAGCACCGGGTGGAGCTCATCTGATCGACTACAGCGATGCAGACTTGGCCGGCGACATCGATGATAGAAAGAGTACCGCAGGCACACTTTTCTTCTTCGCTGATTGTTTGGTGTCTTGGCAGAGCCAGAAGCAGAGGGTTGTGGCGCTGTCATCCTGCGAGTCTGAATACATTGCAGCAGCAACCGCAGCTTGTCAGGGAGTCTGGCTAGGGTTTTTGCTCGGTAATCTGCTAGGAACTGATCCTCTGGTTGCCGATCTACACGTGGACAACAAGTCCACCATTCAACTCATCAAGAACCCAGTGTTCCACGACAGCATCAAGCATATTGAAGTGCGGTACCACAACATCAGGAACTGCGCTGAGAATGGCACCATCGTGGTTCAGTTTGTTGGCACTGAAGATCAGCTCGCAGATATCCTTACAAAGGCTCTGGGCCGAGTGCGTCTCCAGATGCTCCGTGAGAAGATCAAGGTCGTCAAGGTTTAG